DNA sequence from the Agromyces aureus genome:
CGAGCACGAGCGGCGACCTGGCCGGGCGGTGACCGAGCACGGTGTGGATGTCGGATCCGCAGATCGTGGCGAGTTCGACCTCGACGAGGGCCTCGCCGTCGCAGAGGTGCACGCCGGGCACGGCGAGGGCGTCCTGCGCGCGCCCCGGCTCGTTCCAGACCATGGCGACGGGCGATGGCTTCACGATCACGTCGTGCTCGCTCCGGCGGTCGACAGTGTGCATCGCGGTTGCCCGCCTCGCTCTCCTGGGCCGAGCGCCCGGTGCGAGCGCGTGCTGTGCGTTCCGGATTCCCACCGTAGGCAGCCGCCGCCAACGGCATCGGTCGGCTTGGTTACCGGCAGGTGAATGAGCTGCGGCCGCTGAGGTTCGGGCGCGCCCCGGTCAGCGGCGGATGCGGCCGGGGCCGAGCGCGGCGCCGAGCCCGAGCACGATGACGCCGACCACGAGGTAGCCGTAGCGCGCCGTGAGCAGTCCACCGAGCATCAGCAGTGCGCCGAGCACGACGACGATGCGCGAGAGTACGCGGCGCACGCCGGGGCGGGCGAAGGTGCGCGCGAACAGGCCGGTCGGCTCGGGTTGCGGCTCGCGCCGCGACCCGGGCTCGCGCCGCCGCTCGACCTCGCTCATGCGCCGACCGTGAACTCGCGACCCGTGGTCTCTTCGGCGAAGGTCCAGAACCGGGCGCCGAGCGCTGGGTCGTTCGAGACGCGCGTCGGCCGCTGCAGCGCGGGCTCGCCACGCGTCACGTGCTCGGGCCCCCAGAACTGACCGCCCGTGACATCCGGTGCCGTGAGGGCGTGCAGGGGAACCTCGGCGCCGCGGTGCTTGCCCTGCGTCCACGCCGCCTGCAGTGCGTCGACGAAGCGGTCACGACGGCTCGGCTCGTTGACGCCGGGCACGGTGGGGGTTCGTCCGCTGATCGAGTACCCGGGGTGCGCCACCACGCTCGAGACGGCGACGCCTGAGGCGCGGAGGCGCCGGTCGAGCTCGAAGCCGAGCATCTGCGACGCGATCTTCGACTGGGCGTACGCACGCCAGGGGTGGTAGCCGTGCTCGAGCTGCAGGTCGCTCAGGCGGAACGTCGAGAGCCGGGTCGACAGCGAGCCGAGCAGCACGACGCGCGCACCGAGCGCGAGGTGCGGCACGAGCCGGGAGAGCAGCGTGAAGTGGCCGAGCACGTTGGTCGCCAGCACGAGCTCGTCGCCGTCGACCGAGAGCTCGCGCGTGCGAGGCGTGTGCACCATGCCGGCGTTGGCGACGATGCCGTCGAACGGCTCCACCCCCAGCAGGGCATCGGTCGCGCGCAGCACCGACGCCTGCGACGACGTGTCGAGCACGATGGCCTCGACGGATGCCGCGGGCCTGGCCTCGCGGATCGCCGCACGCGCGGCGTCGAGCCGTTCGGCGCTGCGCCCGGCGAGCACGACGTGCGCGCCCGCGGCCGCGAGCCGTGCAGCGGTGAAGAACCCGAGTCCGCGGTTCGCACCGGTGACGACGTAGCGGCGCCCCGCCTGCTGCGGGAGCGCAAGCGGGTACCAGCTCATTCGGGACGCGTCCCGCCGGCGATCTCCTCGTGGTGCTGGATCACCTCGGCGACGACGAAGTTGAACCACTTCTCGGCGAACGCGGGGTCGAGGTGCGCATCGACCGCGAGGTCGCGCAGGCGTGCGATCTGGCGCTGCTCGCGGCCGGGATCGCTCGGCGGCAGGCCGTGCTCGGCCTTGAGCCGCCCGACCTTCTGCGTGAACTTGAACCGCTCTGCGAGCAGGTGGATGAGGGCGGCGTCGATGTTGTCGATGCTCGAGCGGATGCCGAGCAGCTCGCTCATCGCGGCATCACGTTCGTCGGTAGGGCCCTCAGTCATGCTTCGACCCTACCCGGCGGCCGCCCGGTCGAGCACGGGTCGGGTCACCACGAGCCCGAGCCAGACGATGCCGATGCCCGCGGCGAGCACGGCGGCGATGACGGCGAGCGAGAGCGGCGCGATGATGAGCGCGACGCCCGTGAGCGGCAGCATCACGATCGCCGCGACGACGGCCGATCCGACCGACGTGATGCGGAGCGGCGACATGACACTGCGGCGCCTCGCGGCCTCCATCGTGTCGACGGGCATGCCGAGCATGTCGAGACTGCGGTAGAGGTCTGCGCGGTCGAGGATCGCGGCGGCCTGTCCGACGCCCACCGAGCAGGCGACCATCAGGAACGAGCCGATCACGGTGATCAGGATGCCGGTGCGCACGTCGGCGAGCAGCATCGCGGAATCCGGCTCGCCGTTCGCCCCGTCGGCGGCGGCCGCACCCAGCAGGCCGACGCCGACGCCCGCGAACACGGCCATGAAGCTCGTCATCGCGACGCCGCCGACCTGACGCCAGGCGGCCTTCGGTGATTCGAGCACCGAGCGCGCGGCGAGGAGCCGCACCGGGGTCTTCGCCCGCCGCGCCTGGCCGCTCGCAACGAGGCGGATCACCCACGGCCCGATGAGGTTCAGCACCGCGAGCGAGCCGCCGAAGGCGACGGCGATCATCGTGATGAGCACCAGCGCGACCTGCGCGACCCCGATCGCGCTCATGAGCGCGTAGCCCAGCGCGACGACGCCGACCCCGACGACCACCCGGATCCAGTGCAGGCGCGGGGCCTCCTGCCGGGTGCGCACGCCGAGCGGCGAGATCACGACCTGCCGGAGGCCGAGCACCGCGCTCGCCGCGGCGAGCGCCGCCACCGCGATCGGGGCCGCGACGAGCACCCACCAGGGCAGCAGCACGCCCGCGGCGCCGAGCGGTTCGCCGCGGAACGGGATGAGCCCGATCAGCGGCACCGCCGCGAGGTACGCGAGCACCCCGAGCACCGCGCCGGCGAGCGCGAACGCGGCCGCCTCGATGACCGCGAGCGCACGCACGACGCCGGGGGTCGCGCCGAGCAGCCGCAGCGTCGCCAGCCGGTCGTCGCGGCGCCTCGCCGAGAGCCTGGCCGCGGCGCCGCCGAGCGAGACGAGCGGCACCACGAGCAGCACGAGCGCGATCACCGCGAGCGACTGGTACAGCATCGACGTGTCGTCGGTCCACGTGAAGAACGTCTGCGCGCCGCCGGCGACCGTGAGCAGCAGCGCGGTGACCACGCCGAAGGCGACCACGGGGAGCACGGATGCCGCGGCGCCCGCGGATCCCGGTCGTGCGAGCAGCCACGCGACCCGCGCGATCATGCGCGGGCCTCGGGTGCGGGCGTGGACGCCGGTGCGGATGCGGGCCCGTCGACCGACTCCCCGGACCCGACGTCAGCGGCCTGCGCCCCTGCGCGGGCCGCGGCGGCAGGGTGCACGATGCGGGCGCCGGGCCGCTCCCCCACGATGCGCCCGTCGCGCATCTCGACGACGCTCGAGCACTGCGCGGCGACGTCGGCATCGTGCGTGACGACGATCAGCGTGCGGCCCTGTCCGGTGGTCGAGTGCAGCAGGGCGCCCATGACGTCGGCGCTCGTCTGCGAGTCGAGGGCGCCGGTCGGCTCGTCGGCGAAGACCACGGTCGCGCCCGTGACCTGCGCCCGGGCGATGGCCACGCGCTGCGCCTGCCCGCCCGAGAGCTGACCGATACGACGCTCCTCGAGCCCCGCGAGACCGAGGGCGGCCAGCCAGCCGCGCGCGTGCTGCTCGGCGGTCGCCCGCGGCATCCCGTTCAGCATGAGCGCGAGCGCGACGTTCTCGACCGCGGTCAGCTCGGGGATCAGGAGCCCCTGCTGGAAGACGAACCCGAACGCCTCCCTGCGCAGCCGCGAACGTTCGCGCTCGCCGAGCTCGGTGACCGCCACCAGCCCCGTGCCGGCACGGAAGCCGACCGAGCCGGAGTCGGGGCGGGTGATGCCCGCCAGGCAGTGCAGCAGGGTCGTCTTGCCCGACCCCGACGCACCCATGATGGCGAGCGATTCCCCGGTGCGCACCTGGAGGTCCACGCCCGCCAGCGCGTGCGCGGTGCCGAAGGACTTGGTGAGGCCTGCAGCCTCGATCACGAACGAACTCATGCCTCCAGCCTGATCGGGCGGCACGCGCCGCGCGTCGGGCTGGAGGCGTATCCGTGGGGCCGCGGCATCCGCCTGCAGATGTACGGCGAGCCTCGCGAGGGCGTCCGGAGCGAGCGGCGAACGCGAGCGACGCGGCATCCGATCGTCACCGGATCGGATGCCGCGCCGTGCCGAATGCGGGTCGGCAGCCGCCGCGTCAGCCCACGGGCGTCCAGAGCGAGCGCGCGGTGATCCAGCCCGGATCGCCGACGCCCTGGTGCGTCTGCACGGCCTGGTAGACGACGCCGCCGGACGTCACGCGGTCGCCCTTCGTGTACGCGCCCGAGGGGTTCCAGGCGGGTGCAGTGCCGGTCGCGGCGGCGGTCGTCACCTGGAACACCGTGCTGACCGCCGAGCGGTTGCCGTCGGCGTCGACCGCTGCGACCCGGTACCGGTACGTCGTCGATGCCGCGAGTCCGGTGTCGAGCCAGCTCGTGCCGGTGGGCTGACCGACCAGCGCGAAGGCGCCCGTCGCCGTCGCCCGTTCGACCCGGTAGCCGGTGACGCCGCGGTCATCGGTCGAGGCGGTCCACATGAGGTCGACGCTCGAGGAGGTCGTGCCCATGCTGTGCACGCCGGTCGGCACGGTGGGCGTGGTCGACACCGGGGGCGTCGTCGGAGGCGCGGTCGGGGGCGTCGTGGGCGGTGTCGTGGGCGGAACGGTCGGCGTCGTCGGCGAGCCCGAGATGTTCACGTCGACCACGTTGTAGAAGGCGTTCGTCGTGTCCCAGACCTCCCAGACGGCGAGGATCACGTGGTAGCCCGAGTGGTCGCTCGGGATCGTGATGGTGTGCACCGGCTTCGTGTTCGCCGCCGTGTGGTCGTGCGCCACGACCTGCAGCAGCTCGAACGACGACCGCTTCAACGGCTCGTTCGGGTTCCACCCGTTCTTCGTGATGTAGTACCGCCACTGGTCGGTGTTGTGCGGCGCGGTGTAGGTCCACCCGAACTTGTGCGGTCCCGGCGTGATCTCGTTCTTCGCCCACCTGGTCGAGGTCTGCGCGTCGAGCTCGGAGAACTGGGCGATGCCCGCCGACGCGATCTTCCCGTCAGCCGGGCCCGTCTCGGGGAACCCGCCCGGCGCCTCGAGGCTCTGCGGCTCGTACGCCACCGCGCCCAACCCGGTGTTGCCGGGCATCACCTGCCTGGCGGTCAGCTCCGAACCCGAGCCGCCGATCCATCCGTGCGCGAACGCCGGGGCGGCGACCCCGATCATCGCGGC
Encoded proteins:
- a CDS encoding ABC transporter ATP-binding protein; protein product: MSSFVIEAAGLTKSFGTAHALAGVDLQVRTGESLAIMGASGSGKTTLLHCLAGITRPDSGSVGFRAGTGLVAVTELGERERSRLRREAFGFVFQQGLLIPELTAVENVALALMLNGMPRATAEQHARGWLAALGLAGLEERRIGQLSGGQAQRVAIARAQVTGATVVFADEPTGALDSQTSADVMGALLHSTTGQGRTLIVVTHDADVAAQCSSVVEMRDGRIVGERPGARIVHPAAAARAGAQAADVGSGESVDGPASAPASTPAPEARA
- a CDS encoding FtsX-like permease family protein: MIARVAWLLARPGSAGAAASVLPVVAFGVVTALLLTVAGGAQTFFTWTDDTSMLYQSLAVIALVLLVVPLVSLGGAAARLSARRRDDRLATLRLLGATPGVVRALAVIEAAAFALAGAVLGVLAYLAAVPLIGLIPFRGEPLGAAGVLLPWWVLVAAPIAVAALAAASAVLGLRQVVISPLGVRTRQEAPRLHWIRVVVGVGVVALGYALMSAIGVAQVALVLITMIAVAFGGSLAVLNLIGPWVIRLVASGQARRAKTPVRLLAARSVLESPKAAWRQVGGVAMTSFMAVFAGVGVGLLGAAAADGANGEPDSAMLLADVRTGILITVIGSFLMVACSVGVGQAAAILDRADLYRSLDMLGMPVDTMEAARRRSVMSPLRITSVGSAVVAAIVMLPLTGVALIIAPLSLAVIAAVLAAGIGIVWLGLVVTRPVLDRAAAG
- a CDS encoding SDR family NAD(P)-dependent oxidoreductase produces the protein MSWYPLALPQQAGRRYVVTGANRGLGFFTAARLAAAGAHVVLAGRSAERLDAARAAIREARPAASVEAIVLDTSSQASVLRATDALLGVEPFDGIVANAGMVHTPRTRELSVDGDELVLATNVLGHFTLLSRLVPHLALGARVVLLGSLSTRLSTFRLSDLQLEHGYHPWRAYAQSKIASQMLGFELDRRLRASGVAVSSVVAHPGYSISGRTPTVPGVNEPSRRDRFVDALQAAWTQGKHRGAEVPLHALTAPDVTGGQFWGPEHVTRGEPALQRPTRVSNDPALGARFWTFAEETTGREFTVGA
- a CDS encoding chorismate mutase — encoded protein: MTEGPTDERDAAMSELLGIRSSIDNIDAALIHLLAERFKFTQKVGRLKAEHGLPPSDPGREQRQIARLRDLAVDAHLDPAFAEKWFNFVVAEVIQHHEEIAGGTRPE
- a CDS encoding lytic polysaccharide monooxygenase, whose product is MRTTSRRRRPTALVVLAAATAAAMIGVAAPAFAHGWIGGSGSELTARQVMPGNTGLGAVAYEPQSLEAPGGFPETGPADGKIASAGIAQFSELDAQTSTRWAKNEITPGPHKFGWTYTAPHNTDQWRYYITKNGWNPNEPLKRSSFELLQVVAHDHTAANTKPVHTITIPSDHSGYHVILAVWEVWDTTNAFYNVVDVNISGSPTTPTVPPTTPPTTPPTAPPTTPPVSTTPTVPTGVHSMGTTSSSVDLMWTASTDDRGVTGYRVERATATGAFALVGQPTGTSWLDTGLAASTTYRYRVAAVDADGNRSAVSTVFQVTTAAATGTAPAWNPSGAYTKGDRVTSGGVVYQAVQTHQGVGDPGWITARSLWTPVG